The Clostridioides sp. ES-S-0010-02 genome window below encodes:
- the cbiG gene encoding cobalt-precorrin 5A hydrolase, whose protein sequence is MSIEGNIAIICITENGKNLARKIESLVDNCVVYQIKNKKGTLDISQEDSVQIIQKKLSDFVGEVFNKFEYIIFIMATGIVVRSIAPYITSKFSDPAILVIDEKGQNVISLLSGHIGGANSLTHYISSLINANPVITTATDVNQKASLDMIAKKLNAYIDNFRENVKEVNSMLVNGKCVGLYVEEGYQVDTRGFKLIKSSKGLKDSFLNKDIEKIVIVSNKINFTKDIESLDVDNNFTHNYYREKIIKVIPKDIVIGIGCRRYTDSKLMFDSLLEFFEVQNIDIKAVKIIGSIDLKKDEKAIIDLAKKLKAPFKTFSIDEISKVDDMFDKSDFVKKNVGVYSVAEPVAYLLSKGNLIVEKHKYKGITFSVGRIKI, encoded by the coding sequence ATGAGTATAGAGGGTAATATCGCTATAATTTGTATTACTGAAAACGGAAAAAACTTAGCTAGAAAGATAGAATCTTTAGTGGACAATTGTGTTGTATATCAAATAAAAAATAAAAAAGGTACTTTAGATATTAGTCAGGAAGATTCTGTACAAATAATACAAAAAAAACTAAGTGATTTTGTAGGAGAGGTATTTAATAAATTTGAGTACATAATATTTATAATGGCGACAGGGATAGTTGTACGAAGTATAGCACCATATATAACAAGCAAGTTTAGTGACCCTGCAATTCTAGTGATAGATGAGAAAGGACAAAATGTAATAAGTTTATTGAGTGGACATATTGGAGGAGCAAATAGTTTAACGCATTATATAAGTAGTCTTATCAATGCGAATCCAGTAATAACAACAGCTACTGATGTAAACCAAAAAGCTTCTTTAGATATGATAGCAAAAAAATTAAATGCTTATATTGATAACTTTAGAGAAAATGTAAAAGAAGTAAATTCTATGTTAGTAAATGGTAAATGTGTTGGTTTGTATGTTGAGGAAGGTTATCAAGTTGACACTAGAGGATTTAAGCTTATAAAAAGTAGTAAAGGATTAAAAGATAGTTTTTTAAATAAAGATATAGAAAAGATAGTTATAGTAAGCAACAAGATAAATTTTACTAAAGATATAGAAAGTTTAGATGTGGATAATAACTTTACACATAATTATTACAGAGAAAAAATAATAAAAGTGATTCCAAAAGATATAGTTATAGGGATTGGGTGTAGAAGATACACAGATAGTAAGTTGATGTTTGATTCTTTACTAGAATTTTTTGAGGTACAAAATATAGATATTAAAGCTGTAAAAATCATTGGAAGTATAGACCTAAAAAAAGATGAAAAGGCAATCATTGATTTAGCAAAAAAGCTAAAAGCGCCATTTAAGACATTTTCAATAGATGAAATATCCAAAGTTGATGATATGTTTGATAAATCCGATTTTGTGAAAAAAAATGTAGGTGTATATTCAGTAGCAGAACCTGTAGCATATCTTTTAAGTAAAGGAAACTTAATAGTTGAAAAACACAAATATAAAGGAATAACTTTTTCGGTAGGGAGAATAAAAATATGA